In Thermococcus sp. M39, the following are encoded in one genomic region:
- the rpsC gene encoding 30S ribosomal protein S3: protein MAIERYFIREAVREMLIDEYLEKELRRAGYGGLDIKKTPLGTKVIIFAANPGYVIGRGGRRIRELTRVLERQFGLENPQIEVEEIKNPYLNAKVQAVRLAQALERGVHFRRAAYAAIRAIMRNGARGVEIRLSGKLTGERAKSVRFYQGYLAKVGNPAETLVSKGYAQALLKLGVIGVKVAIMPPEAKLPDEIEIIEKPIEEEVSEQ, encoded by the coding sequence ATGGCTATTGAGAGATACTTCATTAGAGAAGCAGTTAGAGAAATGCTCATCGACGAATACCTTGAGAAGGAATTAAGGAGAGCTGGTTATGGCGGTTTAGATATCAAAAAGACACCTCTTGGAACAAAGGTCATAATCTTTGCAGCAAATCCAGGTTACGTTATAGGTAGAGGTGGAAGAAGAATCAGAGAGCTCACAAGAGTTCTTGAGAGACAGTTTGGTCTCGAGAACCCACAGATTGAAGTTGAGGAAATTAAGAACCCCTATCTAAACGCAAAGGTTCAGGCCGTTAGGCTTGCTCAAGCTTTAGAGAGGGGAGTTCACTTCAGAAGGGCAGCTTATGCGGCAATTAGAGCAATCATGAGAAACGGTGCAAGAGGTGTCGAGATTAGGCTCAGCGGAAAGCTTACAGGTGAGAGAGCAAAGAGCGTTAGATTCTACCAAGGCTACCTCGCAAAGGTCGGAAATCCAGCAGAGACACTCGTTAGCAAGGGATACGCCCAAGCTTTGCTCAAGCTTGGTGTTATCGGTGTTAAAGTTGCAATAATGCCACCAGAGGCAAAGCTTCCAGATGAGATTGAAATTATCGAGAAGCCAATTGAGGAAGAGGTGAGCGAACAATGA
- the rpmC gene encoding 50S ribosomal protein L29 yields MKPSEIREMSLEEIEQKIRELRMELAKERGMLTMGTSLENPMVIRNLRRDIARLLTIKREKLRERR; encoded by the coding sequence ATGAAGCCTAGCGAAATTAGAGAGATGAGCTTGGAAGAGATTGAGCAGAAGATTAGAGAGCTCAGAATGGAGTTGGCTAAGGAGAGAGGAATGCTCACAATGGGAACATCTTTAGAGAACCCGATGGTTATTAGGAACCTCAGACGGGATATAGCCCGTTTGTTAACAATTAAGAGGGAGAAGTTGAGAGAAAGAAGGTGA
- the yciH gene encoding stress response translation initiation inhibitor YciH, with amino-acid sequence MVPRIVNPLDEMLFREVLKEQQRIKVYIERARYGKLKTIIEGIDEKEFDLEEIAKKLKAKLACGGTVKKGRIELQGDHRERVKQLLAEYGFSEDLIEIE; translated from the coding sequence TTGGTGCCAAGGATCGTGAACCCTCTGGATGAGATGTTATTTAGGGAGGTATTGAAGGAGCAGCAGAGGATTAAGGTATATATTGAGCGTGCAAGGTATGGAAAGCTGAAGACCATAATTGAGGGCATAGATGAGAAGGAATTTGACCTTGAGGAGATTGCAAAAAAACTGAAGGCGAAACTAGCATGCGGAGGAACAGTAAAGAAAGGAAGGATAGAACTTCAAGGGGATCACAGAGAAAGGGTCAAGCAATTGTTGGCAGAGTATGGATTTTCAGAGGACTTAATAGAAATCGAGTGA
- a CDS encoding ribonuclease P protein component 1: MRRNSKERKDRTSRGSQRKGQAIVGRVWIFRGLNRNRVNKKTLIWHELIGLKVKIKRSSHPELVGIEGYVVDETKNTLTIVGEKVWIIPKNVAEFEFEVGDKKIVIDGKELIGRPEMRLKKRWRR, translated from the coding sequence ATGCGGAGGAACAGTAAAGAAAGGAAGGATAGAACTTCAAGGGGATCACAGAGAAAGGGTCAAGCAATTGTTGGCAGAGTATGGATTTTCAGAGGACTTAATAGAAATCGAGTGAACAAGAAAACATTAATATGGCACGAGCTAATAGGACTGAAAGTGAAAATCAAGAGAAGCTCCCATCCAGAGCTGGTTGGCATTGAAGGTTATGTAGTAGATGAGACCAAAAATACGCTCACAATCGTCGGGGAGAAAGTTTGGATAATCCCCAAGAACGTTGCTGAGTTTGAGTTTGAAGTTGGCGATAAAAAAATCGTGATTGATGGAAAGGAACTGATTGGAAGACCCGAGATGAGATTGAAAAAGAGGTGGAGAAGATGA
- a CDS encoding 30S ribosomal protein S17 → MRDIGLRIQPPAEKCDDPKCPWHGHLKIHGRVFEGIVVSDKPRRTVTVERQYYHYLRKYERYELRRSKIHAHNPPCINAKVGDKVLIAETRPLSKTKHFVVVAVLQKAGER, encoded by the coding sequence ATGAGAGACATTGGGTTGAGAATTCAACCTCCCGCTGAAAAATGTGACGATCCCAAGTGCCCATGGCATGGGCACTTAAAAATCCACGGTAGAGTATTTGAGGGAATAGTTGTCAGCGACAAGCCAAGAAGAACTGTTACAGTTGAAAGACAGTACTACCACTACCTTAGAAAGTACGAGAGATACGAGCTCAGGAGAAGCAAAATACACGCACACAATCCGCCATGCATCAATGCAAAAGTTGGCGACAAAGTTTTGATTGCTGAGACAAGGCCATTAAGCAAGACAAAGCACTTTGTCGTCGTTGCAGTTTTGCAGAAAGCTGGTGAGAGGTGA